The window GGCGATTTCCTGATGTTGCATTTGCCGAAACCGCTCGCATAGAGAGGGGCATGATCTCTCTCCGCTACGGCACAAACCCTCACCAGAAAGAAGCGTTCCTGGAATTTCCGGAGCCTTCACCCATCAAGATCGTAAATGGGGCCCCGGGCTACATCAACATGCTCGACGCCCTCACCTCATGGCAGCTGGTGCGCGAGCTCAAGGAAGCCACCGGCAAGGCTTCCGCCGCTTCCTACAAGCACGTAAGCCCCGCCGGAGCGGCCATCGCCAAGCCCATCGACGACGCTTTCAAGGAGTCCCAGTTCCTCAAGACCACCGACTTTTCGCCCGTAGCCAGCGCCTACGTGCGGGCTCGCGGCGGCGACCGCCTTTGCTCCTTCGGAGACGTGCTCGCGGTGAGCGACGTCGTAGACGTGAGCCTCGCCCAATTCCTCAAGACGGAGGTCAGCGACCTCATCATCGCCCCGGGCTACGAGCCGGAAGCCCTCGAGATCCTCAAGCAAAAGAAGAAGGGCGGATTCTGCATGCTGGAGATCGACTACGACTTCATGCCCACCGGCATCGAAAAGCGCGAAATCTTCGGCGTCACCGTAGCTCAGGACCGCAACAGCCGCCTGTTCACCAAGGACGATTTCAAGAACGTGCTCTCCGCCAACAAGGACATCTCCGAGGAAGCCCTCGACACCTTGCTGGTCGCCGCCATCTCCCTCAAGTACACCCAGTCCAACTCCATCAGCATCGCCTACGACGGCCAGATCGTGGGCATGGGCGCCGGTCAGCAGTCCCGCATTCACTGCACCCGCCTCGCTTGCGACAAGGCGGACAAGTGGTTCCTGCA of the Pelagicoccus enzymogenes genome contains:
- a CDS encoding phosphoribosylaminoimidazolecarboxamide formyltransferase gives rise to the protein MISLRYGTNPHQKEAFLEFPEPSPIKIVNGAPGYINMLDALTSWQLVRELKEATGKASAASYKHVSPAGAAIAKPIDDAFKESQFLKTTDFSPVASAYVRARGGDRLCSFGDVLAVSDVVDVSLAQFLKTEVSDLIIAPGYEPEALEILKQKKKGGFCMLEIDYDFMPTGIEKREIFGVTVAQDRNSRLFTKDDFKNVLSANKDISEEALDTLLVAAISLKYTQSNSISIAYDGQIVGMGAGQQSRIHCTRLACDKADKWFLQRHPKVRGLDFKDGLKKVEKTNLIDQYLLWDSLSAHEEANMLENFNTRPEPISREERAEWIKQYDDICLGSDAFIPFRDNIDRASRSNVKHIVETGGSLRSDLIIEAANEYNMTLTATGIRSFLH